The DNA window TCCGCCTGATTAAGGAGGATGGTCTCCGGTACAAAGAAGTAGCAGAGATATTGAACATTTCTCCACGTACAGTTCAAACACAGCTTTTCAGGGCAATCAAAAAGCTGAGCTTAATATTGGTGTCACATCAAACATTTGCAAAACGCCTGTCAAAGAAGGGGGTCATAATTGATGCAGGTGCAAATGTTGACCATCAAAACATTTCTTAAATTTTTTTTCAAAGACTGTAGGCAATTTTCATCGTGAAAGTGTCTTAACTATGATCACGCTTGATGATCAGCAAATGGTTAACGAAAGATTCACTGAACTTCTTACTAAAAAGCTTACAGACGAACTTGATGAGAGTGAGCTGAAAGAATTTCATCAATTTTTGGCGGAAAGCCAGGTTAACAAAGAGCAATATAAATTTTTCAAGTCGTACTGGGTTCAGGATCAGGAGCAATATTCAAACTCCGATCTTATGTTTCAGCGTATTAAAAGTAAAATTACATTACCTGAACAGGCTGCCGACGAGATAGTTGAGGAGCCAACTGGCCGCAATGTGTTGGCTATGTGGATACGCGTAGTAGCGGCGGCTTTTATAGTAGCTGTGGGCGGCGGCTTATTATATTACATGATGGATCGTGGCCCGGGAAATGATTATGCCACGCTGCAACTTACCGAAACGCCTACCCGGGTTAAATCTAAACTGGTCTTAAGCGACGGATCTGAAGTAACGCTGAACTCTCAGACAGAACTTAGATACCCTGCCGAATTTAAAGGTAAAACCAGGGAAGTATTTTTGAGCGGGGAAGCATTCTTTGATGTAAAGAAAGACGCCCAGCACCCTTTCATCGTCCATGCAGGTAACATGAGCATAAAGGTTTTAGGTACCGCGTTTAATATAAGATCTTACAAAAACGATGCTGCCAGTGAAACTACGCTTATCAGAGGCGCTATTGAAGTAACACTTACAGACAGGCCTAACGACCGGATAATTTTAAAGCCTAACGAAAAACTTGTTCTTAAAAGCACGCCGCTTACAAAGGTAGCCCACAAAAAGCATAAGGTGTCTGTAAATCCTGATAGTGTAAATACCAGCTACGCCCTTACATCGTTAACCTACTTGCGGGCAAATGACAGCACTGTGGTAGAAACATCATGGGTGAACAACAAGCTTGTTTTTAAAGACAAGGAGTTTAGCGGTATTGCTACCCAGATGGAACGCTGGTATGGAATTAAGATTAAGTTTAAAAATGATGATGCAAAGGATTATCACTTTACAGGGGTCTTTGAGAAAGAAACCGTTTTCCAGGCGCTTAAAGCCCTGCAAATGATAGAGCCATTTACATACAAGCAGAAAAATAATACGATATATATTTATTAACCCTCTAATTGATTTTTAGCCGCCTATGGATTAAAGAAAGCTTTACAAAATAATAAACGGGGATCACCAATGGTAACCCCCGCTAAGATGAAGATCTGTTTAGTTTATTAACGCAACTTTCTCTGGTACAGAATTTTGCTTTTAACCAATCACCTTTAATTAATAAAAGTATGAAATATTTTAAACACCCTAAGGGTGTAAGAGATAAATATTGGCTATTAAAGTCCATATTGATAATGAAATTGACATTTATTTTAATAGTAGCTTTTACACTACAGTCGGTAGCGAATGTTTACTCACAGCAGAAGGTAACGTTAAACGTTCGTTCTGCTGATTTTACGAAGGTTATAAACGCCATTCAAAAGCAAACCAACTACCATTTCGTTTTCAGCGAAAGAAAGATCGCGGGAACCAAAAAGGTTTCGATGAAGGTTGAGAATGAAGATGTTAACGTTGTATTAGACCAATTACTGGACGGAACCGATCTTAAATTTACTCAGCTGGAAAACAACCTTATTGTAATTACTACAAAAGGCGAAGTTGTGAACGCTGCTGTTTTAACCGGTAAAGTAGTTGACGAGAATGGTTTGGGACTGCCAGGCGTTACTGTGAAAATTAAAGGAACATCAAACGGTACAGTAACTGATGCGAGCGGTGTTTTCTCTATTAACGCGCCCGACAATGCCGTTTTGGTATTCTCTTTCCTTGGTTATGAAAGCCAGGAAGTAGCCGTTGCTGGTAAGACTAACATCACTGTTAAACTTGCACTTGCAAGCAAGGGCCTAAATGAGGTTGTTGTTACCGCTTTGGGTATCACAAAAGATCAAAAGAAACTGGGATATTCTGTATCTACAGTAAACGGTGATCAGCTTAACAAAGCGAAAGAAACCAACGTTGCCTTGTCATTACAGGGCCGTGTTGCGGGCTTAAGCGTAGGTGCATCAAACGGTGGCCCGGGCTCATCTGCAAGGGTGTTGTTACGTGGTTTAACCAGCTTTTCTGCAGGCAGCCCATTATATGTTATTAATGGTGTGCCTATGGATAACACTCAGCGTGGCGCAGCCGGCGAGTGGGGCGGTGCCGATTATGGTGACGGTATTTCTAACATCAACCCCGACGACATCGAATCGATGACTGTTCTTAAAGGCCAGTCTGCTTCTGCACTTTACGGTTCACGCGCAGTAAATGGCGTTATTTTGATCACCACCAAATCAGGCAAGAAAAACTCTCCGTTTGGTGTTGAATTCAATACAAACGTTCAGTTTGACAAACCGGTTGATAATACCGATTACCAGCAGGTTTACGGCCAGGGTATACAAGGTGTTAAACCAACCACACTTGATGCGGCACGTAACTCAGGTAGCCTTGCATGGGGTTCTAAAATGGACGGATCTGACGTTATGCAGATTGACGGACAGATGCACAAGTACTCTCCGGTAAATAACTATATTGATTTTTACCGTACAGCACCAAGCTTTACCAACACGGCATCTTTTACCGGTGGTAACGAAACCGGATCTTTCCGCCTGTCAGCATCTGACTTGCGCGCAAACTCAATGGTGCCAAACAGCTACCTGGACAGGAAGACCTTCAACTTTAACGGTGGTCAACAAGTAACTAAAAAGCTGAACATTAATGTAGTTGCCAACTACGTTATTGAAAACTCAAAAAATCGGTCAGGCTTAAGTGACGGTCCGGGTAACCCTAACAACGTACAGTTCTTAGCACCAAACCAGGACCAGGCTACATTGGCTCCGGGTACTACTGCTACCGGTAAAGAATTAACATTTACTGACGACAGCTATGTAACCAACCCTTATTTTGCAGCTTACAATTTCGTTTCAAACGTAAACAGAACCCGTTTGATCTCTGCGTTATCTGCCAAATACGATTTCACAAACTGGCTTTACTTACAAGGACGTGTTGGTTACGATGATACCAATGATAAAAGAGTAAACATTGAACCAACCGGAACAGGTTACCGTAACGACAACGGTACCATGAATACTACCAACACGCACATTAACGAGTTTAATGCTGACGTTTTGGTTAACGCTAAACGCCCGATTGTTAAAGACCTGTTAAACTTAGACCTGTCTGTAGGTGGTAACATTCGTAAAAGCCTTCTCGAAGGAAACTTTATCAATGGCCAAAACGGGTTCATTATACCTTACTTCTACAGCTTAACCAACTTCAGCAGCCGTGATTCAGGTCCGCTGGTTGATCCGGCAAGCAAGAAGCAGGTTAACTCAGCTTATTACTCAGCAGATTTCTCAATTAAAGATTACCTGGTAATCAGCACAACCGGCCGTTACGATTACTATAGCAGTATATCAAAGGCTATTGGCCCGGGCATATTCTCACCATCGGTTTCTGGTAGCTTCATTTTCTCCGAGCTGCACCACATGAACGGTGTCGATCTGGGTAAAGTAAGGTTATCATTCGCGCAAACCAGTAATGATGCACTTGCTTTTGCTAATACTGTTTACTACAGCTTAAATAACTCTATTAACGGTACCCCGGCAGCAAGCTTCAGCAGCCAGTTGCCTAACTTATTCCTGAAACCATTTACGCTGAAAGAAATTGAAGCCGGTTTGGAAATGAAGTTCTGGGGAGACAGGTTTGGTTTCGACGTTACTTATTTTTCACGTAAAACCAATAATGAGATCATCAACGGTAACCTGGATTGGTCTGCTGGTTATACTAACCGCTATATAGGTACAGGTTCTACTCAAAACCGCGGTGTTGAGGTTGAGCTTCACGGTACTCCGGTAAGGAAATCAGGCTTCAGCTGGACTCCATCTTTCAACTTTACTTACGTAAAGAACAAGATCCTGCAAACTGATGGTATAACCAATAACAACATCGGTTTTGGTACTTTCCGCCCTGGTGCAAGTTCAGGTATTGCTGTTACTTCTTTAGTAGTAGGCTTAGCCGGGCCACAGATATTAGCTACCGATTACAAGCGTGATGCTGCCGGTAACATAGTATTTGACGCTTCGGGTCTTCCACAACGTGGCGATCTGAAAGCTCAGGGTTCAACCATCCCTAAAATCTACGGTGGTTTCAACAACACATTCAACTACAAACAATTCAATTTAGGTTTCCTTGTTGATTACAGGTTTGGCAATAAAGTGCTTTCGGCTACTGAAAACTATAGCATTTTCAGAGGCTTGAACAAACTTACGCTTGACGGCCGCGAAGGCGGTGTAGTAGGTGTAGGTGTTACCGAGTCTGGTACACCAAACACTACCAGTGCATCTGCACAAAGCTACTACCAGGCCCTGTCACGCAACGTTGGCGCGGTATCTGTTTTAGACGGCAGCTTTATCAAGTTACGCCAGATAACCTTAGGCTATACCTTCAACTCTACTTTCCTGAGAGGTACGCCGTTTAGCAGCATAGGTGTATCGGCAGTTGGCCGTAACCTTTGGACAATTATGAAACATACAGACAACATTGATCCGGAGTCTGGATTTTCAGCTGATCCAAGATATGCAGGTATAGAAGGCACCAGCTTGCCTTTTGCCAGGACTTATGGTTTAAACGTAAACTTTAAATTCAAAAACTAAACAGATGAAAAAACGATATATTTTTGGCTTCCTGGTAGCGGGTGCTACGTTCATGGCAAGCTGTACTAAAAACTTTGAGGAGATAAACACGCAGCCGGACAAAACAACCGACGCCCTTATCAATCCAAACTACTTTATGTCGCAAGCGCAAATCACATTTTCGCAAACCGGCTATGATCAGTTACTTTTCCAGAGCATGTGGACACAGTCTCTTGCTTCAACCTTCAGCTACTACAGCAACGGCGATAAGTATGTATATGGCGGCGGCGGGACCGGTTATTTCAACCGTACCTGGAACCGCGGATACAGCGCCCTTACTTTAGTTGACGAGATGAAAACGCTTATAAAAGATAAGCCTGAATACGCTAATCTTGACGCATGCGGCACTATTTTACGTGCAATGTTCATCCAGCGTATCACTGACTTGCATGGCGACGTGCCGTATTCACAGGAAGGGCAGGCAAAAAGCGGCGTGTTTGAACCAGTTTTCGACAAACAGCAGGATATTTACACCGCAATACTTACCCAGTTAGAACAGGCAACAGCTGCGCTTGATGTATCTAAACCAGGCCCTACTGCCGATATATTCTACGGTGGTAACGTTGCACAGTGGAAACGTTTAGGTTACTCTTTGATGTTAAAGGCAGCTATGCGTTTAACAAAGGTTGACCCTGCTACAGCTAAAACTTGGGCTGAAAAGGCTTACGCCGGCGGTACCATGAGCAGCATTGCTGATAACGCCAGAACAAATTCAACTACTAACGGTAACACCAGCAGCAACTCTGATGCATTACTGGTTACAGATGACTTTAGGGAAGTTCGTTGGGGTAAAACTTTGATCGACTTCATGAAGTCAACTAATGACCCGCGTATATCTGCTATTGCAGAGATTACCACAGGCAATGGACGTGTTGCCAATGAAGACCGTACTGTAGCTGGCAACAATACTGCTGCTTTGCAAATAGGTATGCCTAATGGTTATGATCTGCTTGGTGGCAGCACCGACATTTCTAAAGCGCCAGGCTACCCTGGGGCAACCCCTGCTGCATCAGCAACGGATGCTCCTGCGCCACTCGGCAAATATTCGCGCCCGCGTTTGCAGGTTTATGCAGACAGGGTAAGTGCTAACTTTATTTACACTTACGGCGAGTCTGAGTTGCTTTTAGCTGAGGCTGCTACCAGGGGCTGGAACACAGGTTCTGCTGCTACGCATTATGCTAATGCGCTAGCTGCTGATATGGCTACACTTGCGCAGTACAACCCATCAGCGGCAGCAACTGTAAATGCTGCAGACATTACTGCTTATGTAACGGCACACCCTTTGGTGTCTGCTAATGCCTTACAGCAAATAAACATGGAGTATTACGTAGCAACATCAACTACTTTCGACTTCAACGAAACATTTGCAAACTGGAGAAGGTCAGGATTTCCTGTGTTGACACCGGTAACATACACTGGCCAGTTCATCAGCGGACAGATTCCGCGCAGGATGCCTTACCCAACCACACTTATACAGACCAATGGTACCAACTATGCCAATGCTGTTAAAAACCAGGGTGCAGATAATTTTGCTACCCGTGTATGGTGGGATAAATAATGATAAACACCTAAATATAAAAAGTAGGCTTAGGCCTCCTTTTTATATTTTACTAAATTACTGCTCTGTTATTTCCCCTGATCTATTGACATAAGTAACAGCAAGACTTATGAAGCTATTTGGCCGATACTTACTAATATTTAAACACACCTGCATTGCAGTGCTTTGCTTACCTGCTTTAACAGTTGTTGCACAGCAGCCTTTGTTCAGGTTGTTGCCGGCTGCACAAACCGGCATTAAGTTCTCTAACGATATTGTAGAGAAGGAATCTCTCAACGTACTCTCTTACGAATACTTTTACAATGGTGGCGGTGTTGCCACAGGTGATATCAACAACGACGGCCTGCCCGATCTGTTCTTTACCGCCAACATGAAACCCAACAAACTTTACCTCAATTTAGGAGGCCTTAAGTTTAAAGATATCACTAAGGATGCTTCTCCGCTTATGGAAGGCCGCCCTGCCGGATGGAAGACCGGCGTTACCATGGCCGATGTAAACGGCGATGGCTTACTGGATATTTACGTTTGCTATTCCGGCAAAACGGATGATGATACCCGCCGCAACCAGCTGTTCATCAATAAGGGTAATAACAAGTTT is part of the Mucilaginibacter terrenus genome and encodes:
- a CDS encoding FecR family protein, yielding MITLDDQQMVNERFTELLTKKLTDELDESELKEFHQFLAESQVNKEQYKFFKSYWVQDQEQYSNSDLMFQRIKSKITLPEQAADEIVEEPTGRNVLAMWIRVVAAAFIVAVGGGLLYYMMDRGPGNDYATLQLTETPTRVKSKLVLSDGSEVTLNSQTELRYPAEFKGKTREVFLSGEAFFDVKKDAQHPFIVHAGNMSIKVLGTAFNIRSYKNDAASETTLIRGAIEVTLTDRPNDRIILKPNEKLVLKSTPLTKVAHKKHKVSVNPDSVNTSYALTSLTYLRANDSTVVETSWVNNKLVFKDKEFSGIATQMERWYGIKIKFKNDDAKDYHFTGVFEKETVFQALKALQMIEPFTYKQKNNTIYIY
- a CDS encoding SusC/RagA family TonB-linked outer membrane protein — translated: MKLTFILIVAFTLQSVANVYSQQKVTLNVRSADFTKVINAIQKQTNYHFVFSERKIAGTKKVSMKVENEDVNVVLDQLLDGTDLKFTQLENNLIVITTKGEVVNAAVLTGKVVDENGLGLPGVTVKIKGTSNGTVTDASGVFSINAPDNAVLVFSFLGYESQEVAVAGKTNITVKLALASKGLNEVVVTALGITKDQKKLGYSVSTVNGDQLNKAKETNVALSLQGRVAGLSVGASNGGPGSSARVLLRGLTSFSAGSPLYVINGVPMDNTQRGAAGEWGGADYGDGISNINPDDIESMTVLKGQSASALYGSRAVNGVILITTKSGKKNSPFGVEFNTNVQFDKPVDNTDYQQVYGQGIQGVKPTTLDAARNSGSLAWGSKMDGSDVMQIDGQMHKYSPVNNYIDFYRTAPSFTNTASFTGGNETGSFRLSASDLRANSMVPNSYLDRKTFNFNGGQQVTKKLNINVVANYVIENSKNRSGLSDGPGNPNNVQFLAPNQDQATLAPGTTATGKELTFTDDSYVTNPYFAAYNFVSNVNRTRLISALSAKYDFTNWLYLQGRVGYDDTNDKRVNIEPTGTGYRNDNGTMNTTNTHINEFNADVLVNAKRPIVKDLLNLDLSVGGNIRKSLLEGNFINGQNGFIIPYFYSLTNFSSRDSGPLVDPASKKQVNSAYYSADFSIKDYLVISTTGRYDYYSSISKAIGPGIFSPSVSGSFIFSELHHMNGVDLGKVRLSFAQTSNDALAFANTVYYSLNNSINGTPAASFSSQLPNLFLKPFTLKEIEAGLEMKFWGDRFGFDVTYFSRKTNNEIINGNLDWSAGYTNRYIGTGSTQNRGVEVELHGTPVRKSGFSWTPSFNFTYVKNKILQTDGITNNNIGFGTFRPGASSGIAVTSLVVGLAGPQILATDYKRDAAGNIVFDASGLPQRGDLKAQGSTIPKIYGGFNNTFNYKQFNLGFLVDYRFGNKVLSATENYSIFRGLNKLTLDGREGGVVGVGVTESGTPNTTSASAQSYYQALSRNVGAVSVLDGSFIKLRQITLGYTFNSTFLRGTPFSSIGVSAVGRNLWTIMKHTDNIDPESGFSADPRYAGIEGTSLPFARTYGLNVNFKFKN
- a CDS encoding SusD/RagB family nutrient-binding outer membrane lipoprotein, with product MKKRYIFGFLVAGATFMASCTKNFEEINTQPDKTTDALINPNYFMSQAQITFSQTGYDQLLFQSMWTQSLASTFSYYSNGDKYVYGGGGTGYFNRTWNRGYSALTLVDEMKTLIKDKPEYANLDACGTILRAMFIQRITDLHGDVPYSQEGQAKSGVFEPVFDKQQDIYTAILTQLEQATAALDVSKPGPTADIFYGGNVAQWKRLGYSLMLKAAMRLTKVDPATAKTWAEKAYAGGTMSSIADNARTNSTTNGNTSSNSDALLVTDDFREVRWGKTLIDFMKSTNDPRISAIAEITTGNGRVANEDRTVAGNNTAALQIGMPNGYDLLGGSTDISKAPGYPGATPAASATDAPAPLGKYSRPRLQVYADRVSANFIYTYGESELLLAEAATRGWNTGSAATHYANALAADMATLAQYNPSAAATVNAADITAYVTAHPLVSANALQQINMEYYVATSTTFDFNETFANWRRSGFPVLTPVTYTGQFISGQIPRRMPYPTTLIQTNGTNYANAVKNQGADNFATRVWWDK